A stretch of the Notamacropus eugenii isolate mMacEug1 chromosome 2, mMacEug1.pri_v2, whole genome shotgun sequence genome encodes the following:
- the BTBD19 gene encoding BTB/POZ domain-containing protein 19 isoform X1, whose product MGQAAPSGPEKLSPVVAAALPRGGGRLQGGSRSAGRSAQEGLAGTSVTGSDANRGIPCLGAGSSGGARPGLSGAGTPLGSSGSSSICVDPARVRCRSRQEGSRSRARGRVRTSCSGSGSGSGAGSTRPVTSPPPAWIMGPPGGPPGGAPAQIPPHSMQGDPATFRAALRGLLNCARFSDVRFLVGQDRREVLAHRCLLTSRCDYFRQLLSAENPGGGAPEEPVVLADVPPEAFLTVLEFLYTNSITLDRRTVLEVLISSLEYGLSELRELCVEFVVQNLDVELVCEALQVAVTFGLRRLRERCLNFINRHAQDVLRTPAFHELSPAALIPVLRSDHLAVDELELVAATRHWARVSSTVLEQPLVQVAQPVVGELRLPLLSPSELSALEEQNRVEPFLPVEQIAEAWKCHALRRGEATRGIQGRRRKGTTPREHHRFLEPQPK is encoded by the exons ATGGGTCAGGCTGCCCCATCGGGGCCCGAGAAGCTCAGCCCGGTGGTGGCTGCGGCGCTGCCCAGGGGAGGAGGGCGTCTGCAGGGAGGCTCCCGGAGCGCTGGGCGCAGCGCCCAGGAAGGGCTGGCCGGGACCTCAGTGACCGGAAGTGACGCCAACAGGGGGATTCCATGCCTAGGGGCTGGGAGCTCTGGGGGGGCCCGGCCGGGGCTGTCTGGGGCCGGGACCCCCCtcggcagcagcggcagcagcagcatttGCGTGGACCCAGCCCGCGTCCGCTGCCGTTCCCGCCAGGAAGGCTCCAGGTCTCGGGCGCGCGGCCGGGTGCGAACTTCGTGTTCAGGCTCCGGCTCGGGTTCGGGCGCGGGCTCCACCCGGCCGGTAACCTCGCCGCCTCCAGCCTGGATTATGGGACCCCCGGGAGGGCCTCCAGGCGGAGCTCCGGCCCAGATTCCGCCCCACTCGATGCAAGGAGACCCAGCCACCTTCAGGGCCGCCCTGCGGGGGCTGCTCAACTGTGCGCGCTTCAG TGATGTGCGATTCTTGGTGGGCCAAGACCGGAGGGAAGTGCTGGCCCACCGCTGCCTCCTGACCTCCCGATGTGACTACTTCCGCCAGCTCCTGAGTGCTGAGAACCCCGGTGGGGGTGCCCCAGAGGAGCCCGTAGTTCTGGCTGATGTGCCCCCTGAGGCGTTCTTGACGGTGCTGGAATTCCTCTACACCAATAGCATCACCCTGGACAGGCGCACA GTCCTGGAAGTGCTGATTTCATCCCTGGAATATGGGCTGTCCGAGCTTCGAGAG CTGTGTGTAGAATTTGTGGTGCAGAACCTGGATGTGGAGCTGGTCTGCGAGGCCCTACAG GTGGCAGTGACCTTCGGCTTGCGGAGATTGCGGGAGAGGTGTCTGAATTTCATCAACCGTCATGCACAG GACGTGCTGAGGACCCCGGCCTTCCACGAGCTTTCTCCGGCCGCCCTGATACCTGTGCTGCGCAGTGACCACCTGGCAGTGGACGAGCTCGAGCTGGTTGCGGCCACTCGCCACTGGGCGAGGGTCAGCTCG ACCGTGCTGGAGCAGCCCTTGGTCCAGGTGGCCCAGCCCGTGGTGGGAGAGCTGCGGCTGCCTCTGCTGTCCCCCTCCGAGCTGAGCGCGCTGGAGGAGCAGAACCGGGTCGAGCCCTTCCTGCCG gtGGAGCAAATCGCCGAGGCCTGGAAGTGCCACGCCCTGCGCCGGGGAGAAGCCACCCGGGGCATCCAGGGCCGCCGCCGCAAGGGGACCACGCCCCGCGAGCACCACCGCTTCCTGGAACCGCAGCCCAAGTGA
- the PTCH2 gene encoding protein patched homolog 2 — protein sequence MAPGELLTSGPAPPAQGRAPLWLRAHVGGLLFGLGCAIQQHCGKVLFVGLLAFGALALGLRGAAVETDLERLWVEVGSRVSQELRYTKEKLGEEAVYTSQTLIQTAHGASESVLTPEALGLHLQAALAASKVQVSLYGKSWDLNKICYKAGVPIIENGMIERMIEKLFPCVILTPLDCFWEGAKLQGGSAYLPGRPDIQWTNLDPEQLLEELGPFASLEGFRELLNKAQVGQAYVGRPCLHPDDPHCPASAPNHHSRQVPDIARELSGGCHGFSRKFMHWQEELLLGSPVRSPQGRLLSAEALQSTFLLMSPRQLYDHYRGDYETHDISWSEAQAGAVLQAWQRRFVELAQQSVPQNASQQIHAFSATTLDDLLRSFSDISAVRVAGGYLLMLAYACVTMLRWDCSKSQGAVGLAGVLLVALSVASGLGLCSLLGMTFNAATTQVLPFLALGIGVDDMFLLAHAFTEAPSGIPLQERTGECLQRMGTSVALTSVNNLVAFFMAALVPIPALRAFSLQAAVVVSCNFTAVLLIFPAILSLDLHRRHRQRLDVLCCFSSPCSSRVIQIQPQELGEVQMPRSGTHLTATVQAFARCDTAGQHVVTILPPTTHLTPLPTEPLGSQLFGPMGSTRDLLGQVAGTGRGQVCRPLPCARWNLSRFARCQYAPLLLQPRTKGLVLVLFGALLGLSLYGATWVQDGLTLTDVVPRGTKEYDFLAAQIKYFSLYEVALVTQGGFDYAHSQQALLDLHSRFSALKSVLAPQPPRSWLHRYSAWLQGIQAAFDQDWEAGRITRHSCRNGSEDGALAYRLLIQTGDAKEPLDYSQLDKRKLVNADGLILPELFYVGLTVWVSRDPLGLAASQANFYPPPPEWLHDKYDSPGESLHIPAAPPLEFAQFPFLLSGLRQTADFVEAIEGARAACEEAGQAGIRAYPSGSPFLFWEQYLGLRRCFLLAVCVLLACTFVVCALLLLSPWTAGLIVLVLAMMTVELFGIMGFLGIKLSAIPVVILVASVGIGVEFTAHVALGFLTATGSRDVRSAQALEHMFAPVMDGAVSTLLGLLMLAGSDFDFIVRYFFVVLTILTGLGLLHGLVLLPVLLSILGPPPQVSLPDGGSHLPHPDPISLPLSPPHFFLGSSPAFRGPEAGAGDAPSTFILPPTHSHILVEASKDPSFPTITVVQTYKDSPPGPGPGLPSLTATAGSEARWGPHASPGAFTTLTASVTVALHPPPLPGSYVQEVSEEPRHPLATEPKGSGPCC from the exons TGGGAAGTCGGGTGAGCCAGGAGCTACGTTACACAAAAGAGAAGCTTGGGGAAGAGGCTGTGTATACCTCCCAGACCTTGATCCAGACTGCCCATGGAGCCAGTGAGAGTGTCCTCACCCCTGAGGCTCTGGGCCTTCATCTTCAGGCCGCCTTGGCAGCTAGCAAAGTCCAAGTTTCCCTTTATGGAAA GTCCTGGGATCTAAACAAAATCTGCTATAAAGCAGGAGTCCCCATCATTGAGAATGGGATGATTGAGCGA ATGATCGAGAAGCTGTTTCCCTGTGTGATCCTCACTCCGCTGGACTGCTTTTGGGAGGGAGCCAAACTTCAGGGGGGTTCTGCATACCTACC GGGTCGACCTGATATTCAGTGGACCAATCTGGACCCTGAGCAACTTCTGGAAGAATTAGGCCCTTTTGCCTCCCTTGAAGGCTTCCGGGAGCTCCTCAACAAGGCCCAGGTGGGCCAGGCCTATGTTGGGCGGCCCTGTCTGCATCCTGACGACCCCCACTGCCCAGCCAGTGCCCCTAATCACCATAGCAGGCAG GTCCCAGACATTGCCCGGGAGCTGAGCGGGGGCTGCCACGGCTTCTCACGCAAGTTTATGCACTGGCAGGAGGAGCTGCTGCTGGGCAGCCCGGTGAGGAGCCCTCAGGGCCGGCTGCTCAG TGCGGAAGCCCTGCAGAGCACCTTTCTGCTCATGAGCCCTCGGCAGCTCTACGACCATTACCGAGGAGATTACGAGACCCATGACATCAGCTGGAGTGAGGCCCAGGCAGGCGCTGTGCTCCAGGCCTGGCAGAGGCGCTTTGTGGAG CTGGCACAGCAATCAGTTCCCCAGAATGCATCTCAGCAGATTCACGCCTTCTCTGCCACCACCCTGGATGACCTCCTGCGTTCCTTCTCTGACATCAGTGCAGTCCGTGTGGCTGGTGGCTACCTTCTCATG ctgGCCTATGCCTGTGTGACCATGCTCCGCTGGGACTGCTCCAAGTCCCAGGGAGCTGTTGGCCTGGCTGGGGTTCTGCTGGTTGCCCTGTCTGTGGCCTCTGGCCTTGGCCTCTGCTCACTGTTGGGTATGACCTTCAATGCTGCTACAACCCAG GTGCTTCCATTCCTGGCTCTGGGCATCGGGGTCGATGACATGTTTCTGCTGGCTCATGCCTTTACTGAGGCCCCATCAGGCATCCCCCTGCAG GAGCGGACAGGCGAGTGTCTACAGCGCATGGGCACCAGCGTAGCACTCACCTCCGTCAACAACCTGGTGGCCTTCTTCATGGCTGCCCTggtccccatccctgcccttcgCGCCTTCTCCCTACAG GCTGCAGTGGTGGTCAGTTGTAATTTCACTGCTGTCCTGCTCATCTTTCCGGCCATCCTCAGCTTGGATCTGCACCGGCGGCATCGGCAGCGGCTGGACGTGCTCTGCTGCTTCTCCAG CCCGTGCTCTTCCCGGGTGATTCAGATACAGCCCCAGGAGCTAGGGGAGGTCCAGATGCCCCGAAGTGGGACCCATCTGACAGCTACAGTCCAGGCCTTTGCCCGATGTGATACTGCCGGTCAACACGTGGTCACCATCCTGCCCCCCACAACACATCTGACACCTCTCCCCACTGAGCCTCTGGGCTCCCAGCTCTTTGGCCCCATGGGTTCAACAAGAGACTTGCTGGGCCAGGTGGCTGGGACAGGACGGGGTCAGGTGTGCCGACCGCTGCCCTGTGCCCGTTGGAATCTGTCTCGATTTGCCCGATGTCAGTACGCACCCCTCCTGTTGCAGCCCCGAACCAAG GGCCTGGTCCTGGTGCTGTTTGGGGCTCTGCTGGGACTGAGCCTGTATGGAGCCACTTGGGTGCAGGACGGGCTGACCTTGACAGATGTGGTGCCCCGGGGCACCAAGGAGTATGACTTCCTGGCTGCCCAGATCAAGTACTTCTCCTTGTACGAAGTGGCCCTCGTGACCCAGGGCGGCTTTGACTACGCCCACTCCCAGCAGGCCCTGCTGGACCTGCACAGCCGTTTTAGCGCCCTCAAGTCTGTGCTGGCACCACAGCCTCCCCGAAGTTGGCTGCATCGCTATAGCGCCTGGCTCCAAG GAATCCAGGCTGCCTTTGATCAGGACTGGGAGGCTGGCCGCATCACACGCCACTCATGCCGCAACGGTTCTGAGGATGGTGCCCTGGCCTACAGGCTGCTTATCCAGACAGGAGATGCCAAGGAGCCCCTGGACTATAGCCAG cTGGACAAGCGGAAGCTCGTGAATGCAGATGGCCTCATCCTGCCTGAACTCTTCTATGTTGGACTGACTGTGTGGGTGAGCAGAGACCCCTTGGGCCTGGCCGCCTCCCAAGCCAACTtctatccccctcccccagagTGGCTTCATGACAAATATGACAGCCCAGGCGAGAGTTTGCACA TCCCTGCAGCCCCACCCCTAGAGTTTGCTCAATTCCCCTTCCTGCTGAGTGGACTCCGGCAGACAGCGGACTTTGTGGAGGCCATTGAGGGGGCCCGAGCTGCCTGTGAAGAGGCGGGCCAGGCTGGGATCCGAGCCTACCCTAGTggctcccccttcctcttctggGAACAGTACCTAGGCCTTCGTCGCTGCTTCCTGCTAGCCGTCTGTGTGCTGCTGGCCTGCACCTTCGTAGTCTGCGCCTTGCTGCTGCTCAGCCCCTGGACAGCTGGCCTCATT gtGCTGGTGCTGGCCATGATGACTGTGGAATTATTTGGCATCATGGGCTTCCTGGGCATCAAACTAAGTGCCATCCCCGTGGTAATTCTTGTGGCCTCTGTGGGCATTGGCGTTGAGTTCACAGCTCACGTGGCTCTG GGCTTTCTGACAGCCACAGGCAGCCGGGATGTGCGCTCAGCCCAGGCCTTAGAGCACATGTTTGCACCAGTGATGGATGGGGCTGTGTCCACGCTACTGGGCCTGCTCATGCTGGCTGGCTCTGACTTTGACTTTATTGTAAG GTACTTCTTTGTGGTGCTGACAATTCTGACGGGCTTGGGTCTACTTCACGGGCTTGTTTTGCTTCCGGTGCTACTGTCCATCCTGGGACCGCCGCCCCAG GTATCACTGCCAGATGGAGGCAGCCATCTGCCCCACCCTGACCCAATATCACTGCCCCTCAGTCCTCCTCACTTCTTCCTGGGCTCAAGCCCAGCCTTCAGAGGTCCTGAGGCAGGAGCAGGGGATGCCCCAAGCACCTTCATCCTGCCCCCAACACACTCCCATATCTTGGTGGAGGCCAGCAAGGACCCTAGCTTCCCAACCATCACG GTGGTACAGACATACAAGGACAGCCCtcctggccctggccctggccTCCCCTCCCTCACAGCCACAGCTGGAAGTGAGGCTCGCTGGGGGCCGCATGCAAGCCCGGGAGCCTTTACCACTCTGACGGCCTCAGTCACTGTGGCCCTGCACCCCCCGCCACTGCCAGGCAGTTATGTCCAGGAGGTCTCTGAGGAGCCCAGGCACCCTCTGGCCACAGAGCCCAAGGGATCTGGCCCCTGCTGCTAG
- the BTBD19 gene encoding BTB/POZ domain-containing protein 19 isoform X2, translating into MGQAAPSGPEKLSPVVAAALPRGGGRLQGGSRSAGRSAQEGLAGTSVTGSDANRGIPCLGAGSSGGARPGLSGAGTPLGSSGSSSICVDPARVRCRSRQEGSRSRARGRVRTSCSGSGSGSGAGSTRPVTSPPPAWIMGPPGGPPGGAPAQIPPHSMQGDPATFRAALRGLLNCARFSDVRFLVGQDRREVLAHRCLLTSRCDYFRQLLSAENPGGGAPEEPVVLADVPPEAFLTVLEFLYTNSITLDRRTVLEVLISSLEYGLSELREVAVTFGLRRLRERCLNFINRHAQDVLRTPAFHELSPAALIPVLRSDHLAVDELELVAATRHWARVSSTVLEQPLVQVAQPVVGELRLPLLSPSELSALEEQNRVEPFLPVEQIAEAWKCHALRRGEATRGIQGRRRKGTTPREHHRFLEPQPK; encoded by the exons ATGGGTCAGGCTGCCCCATCGGGGCCCGAGAAGCTCAGCCCGGTGGTGGCTGCGGCGCTGCCCAGGGGAGGAGGGCGTCTGCAGGGAGGCTCCCGGAGCGCTGGGCGCAGCGCCCAGGAAGGGCTGGCCGGGACCTCAGTGACCGGAAGTGACGCCAACAGGGGGATTCCATGCCTAGGGGCTGGGAGCTCTGGGGGGGCCCGGCCGGGGCTGTCTGGGGCCGGGACCCCCCtcggcagcagcggcagcagcagcatttGCGTGGACCCAGCCCGCGTCCGCTGCCGTTCCCGCCAGGAAGGCTCCAGGTCTCGGGCGCGCGGCCGGGTGCGAACTTCGTGTTCAGGCTCCGGCTCGGGTTCGGGCGCGGGCTCCACCCGGCCGGTAACCTCGCCGCCTCCAGCCTGGATTATGGGACCCCCGGGAGGGCCTCCAGGCGGAGCTCCGGCCCAGATTCCGCCCCACTCGATGCAAGGAGACCCAGCCACCTTCAGGGCCGCCCTGCGGGGGCTGCTCAACTGTGCGCGCTTCAG TGATGTGCGATTCTTGGTGGGCCAAGACCGGAGGGAAGTGCTGGCCCACCGCTGCCTCCTGACCTCCCGATGTGACTACTTCCGCCAGCTCCTGAGTGCTGAGAACCCCGGTGGGGGTGCCCCAGAGGAGCCCGTAGTTCTGGCTGATGTGCCCCCTGAGGCGTTCTTGACGGTGCTGGAATTCCTCTACACCAATAGCATCACCCTGGACAGGCGCACA GTCCTGGAAGTGCTGATTTCATCCCTGGAATATGGGCTGTCCGAGCTTCGAGAG GTGGCAGTGACCTTCGGCTTGCGGAGATTGCGGGAGAGGTGTCTGAATTTCATCAACCGTCATGCACAG GACGTGCTGAGGACCCCGGCCTTCCACGAGCTTTCTCCGGCCGCCCTGATACCTGTGCTGCGCAGTGACCACCTGGCAGTGGACGAGCTCGAGCTGGTTGCGGCCACTCGCCACTGGGCGAGGGTCAGCTCG ACCGTGCTGGAGCAGCCCTTGGTCCAGGTGGCCCAGCCCGTGGTGGGAGAGCTGCGGCTGCCTCTGCTGTCCCCCTCCGAGCTGAGCGCGCTGGAGGAGCAGAACCGGGTCGAGCCCTTCCTGCCG gtGGAGCAAATCGCCGAGGCCTGGAAGTGCCACGCCCTGCGCCGGGGAGAAGCCACCCGGGGCATCCAGGGCCGCCGCCGCAAGGGGACCACGCCCCGCGAGCACCACCGCTTCCTGGAACCGCAGCCCAAGTGA